A region of the Conger conger chromosome 6, fConCon1.1, whole genome shotgun sequence genome:
TCGATGGAGCTTTGCCGTGGCCTTCGGGGCCCTCTTTAGCGTGTTCTTGGAGAGGATGATTGGCCCCGAGGTGGTCCCCTGCCTTTATTACAAGCATTCCCTGTGGATCGTCGGTATGACCAACATCTGTCTACACAATACTTTGTCACCGAAATGCTGATGAAGTAATGTATGTTGTCAGGACCAATTTCTTACACCAATGATGAGTTAATGCAAATGCTAATTCGTAATTGCAGTATCACAGAAATCACAATAACATTTAGTTCTGTGCCAGTTCTGCGTATTTCTGCTAAACTGtgattgtgtatttgtgtctcaggtttcaTACAAGTTCTCTCTGCCCTAGAAGTGTCACTGGTGCACTACCCCATCTTCATCTGCCTCACTCATGAGAACGTAACCCTTGGAAACCTGCTTGGCTTTGTCTACACCCTGGCCTGGTGAACACTACACCTACCCTCATGCAATCAGAATATATACTGTGTGAAAATATACTCAAGTTAAAAGAGCATCAGTATATTGCAGTAATTGATTGGCAAATATGCTAATTATTGCCATTTCCGgatataataatatactgtcttcctgtaatatactgtactagtgtaaaatacatatttatattatctcattatttacaatatattgcagTAGATTCTGTTTCTGTAAGGGTATACACAGTTACTATTGGCCCCTCCAGTTATCATCACATACACAGTGAAGCTCATGAAAGTGCTAACAGCTAACAGCTAACAGCCTGCATTCATTCACAGGTTTGTCTACCAGGACTGCTGCTTCTGGCCCTGAGCAGACAATGTTTCCCTCAAGGAAATATCAAGGTCTTTAGAGCTGGTCTTAGCAGAGCATGTCAAATTCCTATGAACCCCCTctccacaaaacaaaaaaacaaaagaaatgacAATTACAGAAGTACAATTAGGTACAATTAGGTACAATTAGTACCGTAAGGTGCTTGGGCCATAATTACTGACATTTGATACAACTGCCTAACTTTCAA
Encoded here:
- the LOC133130090 gene encoding stimulated by retinoic acid gene 6 protein-like, translating into MSSQRKKLSAYQRMAEMSLCSSYNGLHYWLIPAVAFSFFSAFSRMRKNTLGRRAPHNQTFSLPLPLQLLCTHGDRWSFAVAFGALFSVFLERMIGPEVVPCLYYKHSLWIVGFIQVLSALEVSLVHYPIFICLTHENVTLGNLLGFVYTLAW